The region CATCAAGCATTCCCAAGCTTTAATCTGAGAGTCTTAAAAGAGGATTTAATTGGCAAAAGATGTTAAATCATTTTGTTGTGCTTGGTAGCACGTAAACACTTAAGAAGCACTTTTTGAATATTCCGTTGTTCTGcctcatttcttttccaaatttctaCTACTAAGCATAGAaatcagagtaaaaaaaaaaaaaaaattgatcataGTAAGATCTACTAGGTCTTCAACACATTCTTATCAAAATCTAACATCAACTGCcatgtaaaaatttaaatgtatcaaAAACTACTGACACCTTAACCGATATACAGTCTTTCATTATATGGTTGAATAAACAAACCAGTGAAGTCAAAACACACCTGAAGTCACATCAGTGGTACAGCTAGGATTAGAATAATTACTGAGTTCACTACGTGAAAAGTACTATTCATGGCTAATGCTTTTCAAATACCAGGCTGTGAATAATTCATAAAAGTCAGTTTAATGGGTCATACAGAACTTGTTTTTAACAGAGCATCACATGTAATGAGGGTAATTTCTGATTCCTGAAACTTCTGCTTCAGTGTTCCACACACACATGCTTACTGTGTCACagtgtaaaatgtatttcttacttcAGATCACTGTCAAAGATGTCGATGTATTTCACAGAACTTCCTTTAATATACAAGAAGCTCTAAAGCCAGTAGTTAGTGAAATATGCCTAAAATGTGATTAAACTGCAGTAACGTCCAAGTTCTCTCTTTTaacatatttctattttctaatgaaaaactgcttctaaactttttttctacttagaccataaagaaattaATCTAGCACTACAAATCATTGGAACTATCTAGTAATCTGGGGAAAAACTTTTCCTCAGATGCCTCTGgggaaaatttatttaaaatgaagcaCAATGCTTTGAAGTACATATTTCTAATGAACAAATTCACCTTTCCCTCTAAAGATAACATCAATAAAGCAGCACACTAAAATTTCTCCTCCACCCCCAAACTTCCTTCCACAACACCATCCAGAACATACctgctctttttctttcagtagttGCTCAAAAGCTACAGCCTTCTCCTTCAATGAATGGCactcaaattctttttctctcaGCATCATAGAAAACTTCATATTAGTCTCCTGTAATGCTTGATACTCTGTTTCCTTTCCCCTGGATGTTTctactattttttcattttcccccttTAGTTTACAAATGTCCATTTCTAAAATTAGTGTTCTCTCCTTCAGGTTCGTTACTGCTTGCCTCAAAAGCTCATTTTCATTCACTTTGTTGGTGAAATTTTCATTCAAAGAAAGTAACTGATCACTTTTGGCTTTGATCAAGAGGTCTTTTTCCTTCAGTGACTTTTGTAAGCTCTCCTGTTTCTCCTTCAGCAGCTTAATTTCTGAATCAGTCTGTTCATGCTCTTTTCTCTCTAGCTCTGAGGAAGCAGCAATCGAATCAGACAATCTGTGATTATTTTCCTGGAGAGTTCTAATTGTCGCATCTTTTTCCTGCAGGGATCTTCTTAGCTCTTCTATTTCTTGTTTAGAAGACTCATTCGACACATCAAACTTAATTGTTCTCAGAGACTCTGCTGTCTGAGAAGCAGTCGATGATTCAGGGGAGAGCTGCGGTGAAATAATATCAAGTTTTCCTAACAGAAGATCTTTGGTATTGCAAAGCTGCCCTATGCTATGCTGAACTTGTGCTAATTCCTGACCAAAATTTTTGAGCTTGGTTTCATTCTGCTCATAGCTTTGGATCAGGCCAGTGTAGTCCACTTGTAACTTAGAGCTGTTATTGCTGTCCACCAAAACTTGCGCCTGAAGCTGATGAAGCTCCTCCTGGAGCTGGGCAGACTCGTGCTGCATATTCTGTACCGTGGTCATTACCTGCTGTTTCCACTCTTCCATTTTCTTGACCTGTTGTTTTAGCTTATCTCGTTCCTGTAGGAGCTCCTCAAACTGATTACTATTAACACCTCCAACCTCATTTCCACTGTTGGATGCTTGTAAAACTGTCAATAAGGTCTGACATTTTTGACTTAATGCATCGATTTCAATGTCTTTTTCTCGAATGATACGGGATAAATTCTGAATGGTTTCTTTAAACATATCTTGGCCACTACTTTCAAATCTTGTAaacagttttttattttcatcttgcaGCTTATTGAGGGCTGCCTCCTTGGCAGCCACTATATCCATCATCTTGTGGTATTCTGTTTTGAGATGGCTATTCTCCCTAGTCTTCTCACTCAAAACAGCCAGCACCTGCTCTCGCTCCATAGCATAGGCCTGCAGCTGCTGTTGAAGGTAAACGACATCCTGGGGGTAGGAAGTGGAAGAAATCCGAGCATGAAGAGCTTGTATCTCCAAATCTTTCTGCTGGATAATCTGAGTTAGTTTACCAACCTCATCTTTGGACAGCTGATCAATCTGTTTAGTCAGagatatattcttttcatttagaAGTTTAATCTCCAACTCTCGTTCTTTTATTCCTTTCACTAATctttcagtttcagctttagataAATCGTGCTTCTCACTTCCATTTTCTATATTAAGGCCTTGAACTTTTGTTTCTTGAAAAATATCAGAATTCTCTGTTTGAACGTCCGGTCTTTCTTCATGCAACTGGGTTTTGATTTGTTCAATTGTCTTTTGCAAATTCTTAATTTGCTCATCTTTCTCTAAAAAGAGCTGGGTGTGTGTGGTGTTCATTTGCTCATGCTGGTATCTAAACtcatccatttctttcttctgctcCTGTAAAGATTGAAGCAGTTGTATTTTACTCTGGTTTTGATCTTCAATTATCTTTTGATGatgctttatttcctcttcaagaTTATCCTTTATTATATTCAGCTGATTTATCTCAGATTCTAGCTCTGTAATACTATCAAGGGTTTTCGGTTCAGCCACAGGTGCAGCTCGGCTCTGCTGTTCCCTCAGTCGTTCCAGCTCTTCTTTCAGatgactgttttcttctttcatggAGCCAAGACTTCTGTCTTTTTCCTCTATGGTTTgccttaaaatttcattttttcttaggGCCtgagtatatttatttaattcctcCTGAAGCTCTGAACTTCTTTCTTTAagcttttcaataaaaatttctttctcatttacaaGTTGGGTCAATTGCTTCTGCTCTTCTAAACTAGATGATAAAATTTTCTTAGTTTCCTTATGATCAGTTGCCATCTGCTCAATATTCTTTTTAAGTTCTGCTATTTCAAAGTCCTTCTCTTGATTGAGTTTAATTAAATGTTCATGGTCTAACTGTAATGCAGAGGTGCTCGAATGACGTGCATGGGATAGTTCTTCAATGGTTTGCTCATACTTGCTTGCTTCTTCCAACAACCTCTTTTCAGCCTGACACAATTCTGCTTCTAATTGTTCTTTCTCCAGCTTTAGAGCCTCCacaatggcatttttttccacAGCAATCAGACTGTTACCTGCAAGAGACTCTTCCAACTGATGTCTAACATCTTCACATGCTAAATTCaacttttcattttccactttgagATCAAAAGCAACttcctttaaattttcattgAGGCGTTCTATTTCTGAAAGATTTTGCTTTAAGTTTCTGACTTCAGCTTCCCTTTCTTTAAGTAAGTTATCCTTAAAATTACTGTCAGAGTGTTGATTAAGAGACTGCGTTAACTCATCCCTGACTCTAGAAAGCTCCTCCTCCTTTTGTTTAATATGTTCCTGAAGTTCAAAGTTCTCCTTCTGGATActtaaattttgtgtgtgtgatttatttAGCTGGTCTACTAAATCATCTACTTTATCCTCAAGCTTCTGCTTGCTTAAATGTAAATCATTTAGTACCAGTTCACTTtgaattaacttttctttttgcACATCTAACTCTCTAGTAATGTTCATTTTATCATCTTCAAGCTGATGAACTCTCGTTTTTTCATCATTTAGATCTTTTTTCAGTTTACTGATGATATTATCTCcctcattttgttgttttgatagTTGATCTTTGATCAAAATCATGTGCTGAAAGAGAAAGTAATTTGCACAGTAACTTTAAATATTCTCTCATTTTAATacctaaataaaactttttaaaatgtcatacaTAATAGGAGAATAATCCTTAGACATTTCTAATCCTTCTtaaagcaactttaaaaaaattcttaacaaagtcATTTACTAATTATCTTACAACAAATCTATTTTTGCAGAGGTTAGAACTTAAAAGCAAAGAAGATAGATGATAAACGTTGGTGATTTTCAACTCAAACACGGAAGCAGGGAGACAACAAACTATAGCCCACAGGCCAAATCACACCTGCCTGTTTTTGTAGATAAAGTTTTAATGGAACAAAGCCAGGCTCATTCGTTTACATAAGAggacagcagagttgagtagctgcAAGTGAGACTACACGGC is a window of Bos indicus isolate NIAB-ARS_2022 breed Sahiwal x Tharparkar chromosome 21, NIAB-ARS_B.indTharparkar_mat_pri_1.0, whole genome shotgun sequence DNA encoding:
- the TRIP11 gene encoding thyroid receptor-interacting protein 11 isoform X2 — its product is MSSWLGGLGSGLGQSLGQVGGSLASLTGQISNFTKDMLMEGTEEVEDLPNARRKEVEAIHTILRSENERLKKLCADLEEKHEASELQIKQQSMNYRHQLQQKEVEISHLKARQIALQDQLLKLQSAAQSVSSGAGGVPAAAASSSFGYGLSHHASGFHDDDMDFGDIISSQREINRLSNEVSRLESEVGHWRHIAQTSKAQGSVSSDQSDICKLQNIIKELKQNRSQEIDNHQHEMSVLQNAHQQKLTEITRRHREELSDYEDRIEELENLLQQGGPGIAGTDHSKTQEMQKTIQVLQAEKVESRKKIEELENKIKDLSKKLSSAENDRDVLRREQERLNVENRQILEECESLKLECSKLQPYSEKQSDTMTEKERMPQSLSVEEVFRLQQALSDAENEIKRLSNLNQDNNLAEDNLKLKMHVQVLEKENSLLNQEKEELHMSLSKLNNEYEVVKSTAARDVDLDSELCDLRRNLEAKEQELNQSITEKEILIAELEELDKQNQEATKHMILIKDQLSKQQNEGDNIISKLKKDLNDEKTRVHQLEDDKMNITRELDVQKEKLIQSELVLNDLHLSKQKLEDKVDDLVDQLNKSHTQNLSIQKENFELQEHIKQKEEELSRVRDELTQSLNQHSDSNFKDNLLKEREAEVRNLKQNLSEIERLNENLKEVAFDLKVENEKLNLACEDVRHQLEESLAGNSLIAVEKNAIVEALKLEKEQLEAELCQAEKRLLEEASKYEQTIEELSHARHSSTSALQLDHEHLIKLNQEKDFEIAELKKNIEQMATDHKETKKILSSSLEEQKQLTQLVNEKEIFIEKLKERSSELQEELNKYTQALRKNEILRQTIEEKDRSLGSMKEENSHLKEELERLREQQSRAAPVAEPKTLDSITELESEINQLNIIKDNLEEEIKHHQKIIEDQNQSKIQLLQSLQEQKKEMDEFRYQHEQMNTTHTQLFLEKDEQIKNLQKTIEQIKTQLHEERPDVQTENSDIFQETKVQGLNIENGSEKHDLSKAETERLVKGIKERELEIKLLNEKNISLTKQIDQLSKDEVGKLTQIIQQKDLEIQALHARISSTSYPQDVVYLQQQLQAYAMEREQVLAVLSEKTRENSHLKTEYHKMMDIVAAKEAALNKLQDENKKLFTRFESSGQDMFKETIQNLSRIIREKDIEIDALSQKCQTLLTVLQASNSGNEVGGVNSNQFEELLQERDKLKQQVKKMEEWKQQVMTTVQNMQHESAQLQEELHQLQAQVLVDSNNSSKLQVDYTGLIQSYEQNETKLKNFGQELAQVQHSIGQLCNTKDLLLGKLDIISPQLSPESSTASQTAESLRTIKFDVSNESSKQEIEELRRSLQEKDATIRTLQENNHRLSDSIAASSELERKEHEQTDSEIKLLKEKQESLQKSLKEKDLLIKAKSDQLLSLNENFTNKVNENELLRQAVTNLKERTLILEMDICKLKGENEKIVETSRGKETEYQALQETNMKFSMMLREKEFECHSLKEKAVAFEQLLKEKEQGKTGELNQLLNAVKSMQEKTVMFQQERDQVMLALKQKQMENTAVQNEVQHLRDKELRLNQELERLRNHLLESEDSYTREALAAEDREAKLRKKVAILEEKLVSSSNAMENASHQANLQVESLQEQLNMVSKQRDETAQQLSVSQEQVKQYALSLSNLQMVLEHFQQEEKAMYSAELEKHKQLVAEWKKKAENLEGKLVSLQERLDEANAALDSASRLTEQLDLKEEQIEELKKQNELQQEMLDDVQKKLMNLVNSTEGKVDKVLMRNLFTGHFHTPKHQRHEVLRLMGSILGIKKEEMDQLLTEDQGGVTRWMTGWLGGGSKSVPSTPLRPSQQSLLNSSFSELFVKFLETESHPSVPPPKLSVHDMKPLDSPGRRKPDTSTPESFKDTAEFRAGRRTDVNPFLAPRSAAVPLLNPAGLGPGGPGHLLLKPISDVLPTFTPLPVSPDNSAGVVLKDLLKQ
- the TRIP11 gene encoding thyroid receptor-interacting protein 11 isoform X3, encoding MSSWLGGLGSGLGQSLGQVGGSLASLTGQISNFTKDMLMEGTEEVEADLPNARRKEVEAIHTILRSENERLKKLCADLEEKHEASELQIKQQSMNYRHQLQQKEVEISHLKARQIALQDQLLKLQSAAQSVSSGAGGVPAAAASSSFGYGLSHHASGFHDDDMDFGDIISSQREINRLSNEVSRLESEVGHWRHIAQTSKAQGSVSSDQSDICKLQNIIKELKQNRSQEIDNHQHEMSVLQNAHQQKLTEITRRHREELSDYEDRIEELENLLQQGGPGIAGTDHSKTQEMQKTIQVLQAEKVESRKKIEELENKIKDLSKKLSSAENDRDVLRREQERLNVENRQILEECESLKLECSKLQPYSEKQSDTMTEKERMPQSLSVEEVFRLQQALSDAENEIKRLSNLNQDNNLAEDNLKLKMHVQVLEKENSLLNQEKEELHMSLSKLNNEYEVVKSTAARDVDLDSELCDLRRNLEAKEQELNQSITEKEILIAELEELDKQNQEATKHMILIKDQLSKQQNEGDNIISKLKKDLNDEKTRVHQLEDDKMNITRELDVQKEKLIQSELVLNDLHLSKQKLEDKVDDLVDQLNKSHTQNLSIQKENFELQEHIKQKEEELSRVRDELTQSLNQHSDSNFKDNLLKEREAEVRNLKQNLSEIERLNENLKEVAFDLKVENEKLNLACEDVRHQLEESLAGNSLIAVEKNAIVEALKLEKEQLEAELCQAEKRLLEEASKYEQTIEELSHARHSSTSALQLDHEHLIKLNQEKDFEIAELKKNIEQMATDHKETKKILSSSLEEQKQLTQLVNEKEIFIEKLKERSSELQEELNKYTQALRKNEILRQTIEEKDRSLGSMKEENSHLKEELERLREQQSRAAPVAEPKTLDSITELESEINQLNIIKDNLEEEIKHHQKIIEDQNQSKIQLLQSLQEQKKEMDEFRYQHEQMNTTHTQLFLEKDEQIKNLQKTIEQIKTQLHEERPDVQTENSDIFQETKVQGLNIENGSEKHDLSKAETERLVKGIKERELEIKLLNEKNISLTKQIDQLSKDEVGKLTQIIQQKDLEIQALHARISSTSYPQDVVYLQQQLQAYAMEREQVLAVLSEKTRENSHLKTEYHKMMDIVAAKEAALNKLQDENKKLFTRFESSGQDMFKETIQNLSRIIREKDIEIDALSQKCQTLLTVLQASNSGNEVGGVNSNQFEELLQERDKLKQQVKKMEEWKQQVMTTVQNMQHESAQLQEELHQLQAQVLVDSNNSSKLQVDYTGLIQSYEQNETKLKNFGQELAQVQHSIGQLCNTKDLLLGKLDIISPQLSPESSTASQTAESLRTIKFDVSNESSKQEIEELRRSLQEKDATIRTLQENNHRLSDSIAASSELERKEHEQTDSEIKLLKEKQESLQKSLKEKDLLIKAKSDQLLSLNENFTNKVNENELLRQAVTNLKERTLILEMDICKLKGENEKIVETSRGKETEYQALQETNMKFSMMLREKEFECHSLKEKAVAFEQLLKEKEQVQHLRDKELRLNQELERLRNHLLESEDSYTREALAAEDREAKLRKKVAILEEKLVSSSNAMENASHQANLQVESLQEQLNMVSKQRDETAQQLSVSQEQVKQYALSLSNLQMVLEHFQQEEKAMYSAELEKHKQLVAEWKKKAENLEGKLVSLQERLDEANAALDSASRLTEQLDLKEEQIEELKKQNELQQEMLDDVQKKLMNLVNSTEGKVDKVLMRNLFTGHFHTPKHQRHEVLRLMGSILGIKKEEMDQLLTEDQGGVTRWMTGWLGGGSKSVPSTPLRPSQQSLLNSSFSELFVKFLETESHPSVPPPKLSVHDMKPLDSPGRRKPDTSTPESFKDTAEFRAGRRTDVNPFLAPRSAAVPLLNPAGLGPGGPGHLLLKPISDVLPTFTPLPVSPDNSAGVVLKDLLKQ
- the TRIP11 gene encoding thyroid receptor-interacting protein 11 isoform X1, producing MSSWLGGLGSGLGQSLGQVGGSLASLTGQISNFTKDMLMEGTEEVEADLPNARRKEVEAIHTILRSENERLKKLCADLEEKHEASELQIKQQSMNYRHQLQQKEVEISHLKARQIALQDQLLKLQSAAQSVSSGAGGVPAAAASSSFGYGLSHHASGFHDDDMDFGDIISSQREINRLSNEVSRLESEVGHWRHIAQTSKAQGSVSSDQSDICKLQNIIKELKQNRSQEIDNHQHEMSVLQNAHQQKLTEITRRHREELSDYEDRIEELENLLQQGGPGIAGTDHSKTQEMQKTIQVLQAEKVESRKKIEELENKIKDLSKKLSSAENDRDVLRREQERLNVENRQILEECESLKLECSKLQPYSEKQSDTMTEKERMPQSLSVEEVFRLQQALSDAENEIKRLSNLNQDNNLAEDNLKLKMHVQVLEKENSLLNQEKEELHMSLSKLNNEYEVVKSTAARDVDLDSELCDLRRNLEAKEQELNQSITEKEILIAELEELDKQNQEATKHMILIKDQLSKQQNEGDNIISKLKKDLNDEKTRVHQLEDDKMNITRELDVQKEKLIQSELVLNDLHLSKQKLEDKVDDLVDQLNKSHTQNLSIQKENFELQEHIKQKEEELSRVRDELTQSLNQHSDSNFKDNLLKEREAEVRNLKQNLSEIERLNENLKEVAFDLKVENEKLNLACEDVRHQLEESLAGNSLIAVEKNAIVEALKLEKEQLEAELCQAEKRLLEEASKYEQTIEELSHARHSSTSALQLDHEHLIKLNQEKDFEIAELKKNIEQMATDHKETKKILSSSLEEQKQLTQLVNEKEIFIEKLKERSSELQEELNKYTQALRKNEILRQTIEEKDRSLGSMKEENSHLKEELERLREQQSRAAPVAEPKTLDSITELESEINQLNIIKDNLEEEIKHHQKIIEDQNQSKIQLLQSLQEQKKEMDEFRYQHEQMNTTHTQLFLEKDEQIKNLQKTIEQIKTQLHEERPDVQTENSDIFQETKVQGLNIENGSEKHDLSKAETERLVKGIKERELEIKLLNEKNISLTKQIDQLSKDEVGKLTQIIQQKDLEIQALHARISSTSYPQDVVYLQQQLQAYAMEREQVLAVLSEKTRENSHLKTEYHKMMDIVAAKEAALNKLQDENKKLFTRFESSGQDMFKETIQNLSRIIREKDIEIDALSQKCQTLLTVLQASNSGNEVGGVNSNQFEELLQERDKLKQQVKKMEEWKQQVMTTVQNMQHESAQLQEELHQLQAQVLVDSNNSSKLQVDYTGLIQSYEQNETKLKNFGQELAQVQHSIGQLCNTKDLLLGKLDIISPQLSPESSTASQTAESLRTIKFDVSNESSKQEIEELRRSLQEKDATIRTLQENNHRLSDSIAASSELERKEHEQTDSEIKLLKEKQESLQKSLKEKDLLIKAKSDQLLSLNENFTNKVNENELLRQAVTNLKERTLILEMDICKLKGENEKIVETSRGKETEYQALQETNMKFSMMLREKEFECHSLKEKAVAFEQLLKEKEQGKTGELNQLLNAVKSMQEKTVMFQQERDQVMLALKQKQMENTAVQNEVQHLRDKELRLNQELERLRNHLLESEDSYTREALAAEDREAKLRKKVAILEEKLVSSSNAMENASHQANLQVESLQEQLNMVSKQRDETAQQLSVSQEQVKQYALSLSNLQMVLEHFQQEEKAMYSAELEKHKQLVAEWKKKAENLEGKLVSLQERLDEANAALDSASRLTEQLDLKEEQIEELKKQNELQQEMLDDVQKKLMNLVNSTEGKVDKVLMRNLFTGHFHTPKHQRHEVLRLMGSILGIKKEEMDQLLTEDQGGVTRWMTGWLGGGSKSVPSTPLRPSQQSLLNSSFSELFVKFLETESHPSVPPPKLSVHDMKPLDSPGRRKPDTSTPESFKDTAEFRAGRRTDVNPFLAPRSAAVPLLNPAGLGPGGPGHLLLKPISDVLPTFTPLPVSPDNSAGVVLKDLLKQ
- the TRIP11 gene encoding thyroid receptor-interacting protein 11 isoform X4 produces the protein MNYRHQLQQKEVEISHLKARQIALQDQLLKLQSAAQSVSSGAGGVPAAAASSSFGYGLSHHASGFHDDDMDFGDIISSQREINRLSNEVSRLESEVGHWRHIAQTSKAQGSVSSDQSDICKLQNIIKELKQNRSQEIDNHQHEMSVLQNAHQQKLTEITRRHREELSDYEDRIEELENLLQQGGPGIAGTDHSKTQEMQKTIQVLQAEKVESRKKIEELENKIKDLSKKLSSAENDRDVLRREQERLNVENRQILEECESLKLECSKLQPYSEKQSDTMTEKERMPQSLSVEEVFRLQQALSDAENEIKRLSNLNQDNNLAEDNLKLKMHVQVLEKENSLLNQEKEELHMSLSKLNNEYEVVKSTAARDVDLDSELCDLRRNLEAKEQELNQSITEKEILIAELEELDKQNQEATKHMILIKDQLSKQQNEGDNIISKLKKDLNDEKTRVHQLEDDKMNITRELDVQKEKLIQSELVLNDLHLSKQKLEDKVDDLVDQLNKSHTQNLSIQKENFELQEHIKQKEEELSRVRDELTQSLNQHSDSNFKDNLLKEREAEVRNLKQNLSEIERLNENLKEVAFDLKVENEKLNLACEDVRHQLEESLAGNSLIAVEKNAIVEALKLEKEQLEAELCQAEKRLLEEASKYEQTIEELSHARHSSTSALQLDHEHLIKLNQEKDFEIAELKKNIEQMATDHKETKKILSSSLEEQKQLTQLVNEKEIFIEKLKERSSELQEELNKYTQALRKNEILRQTIEEKDRSLGSMKEENSHLKEELERLREQQSRAAPVAEPKTLDSITELESEINQLNIIKDNLEEEIKHHQKIIEDQNQSKIQLLQSLQEQKKEMDEFRYQHEQMNTTHTQLFLEKDEQIKNLQKTIEQIKTQLHEERPDVQTENSDIFQETKVQGLNIENGSEKHDLSKAETERLVKGIKERELEIKLLNEKNISLTKQIDQLSKDEVGKLTQIIQQKDLEIQALHARISSTSYPQDVVYLQQQLQAYAMEREQVLAVLSEKTRENSHLKTEYHKMMDIVAAKEAALNKLQDENKKLFTRFESSGQDMFKETIQNLSRIIREKDIEIDALSQKCQTLLTVLQASNSGNEVGGVNSNQFEELLQERDKLKQQVKKMEEWKQQVMTTVQNMQHESAQLQEELHQLQAQVLVDSNNSSKLQVDYTGLIQSYEQNETKLKNFGQELAQVQHSIGQLCNTKDLLLGKLDIISPQLSPESSTASQTAESLRTIKFDVSNESSKQEIEELRRSLQEKDATIRTLQENNHRLSDSIAASSELERKEHEQTDSEIKLLKEKQESLQKSLKEKDLLIKAKSDQLLSLNENFTNKVNENELLRQAVTNLKERTLILEMDICKLKGENEKIVETSRGKETEYQALQETNMKFSMMLREKEFECHSLKEKAVAFEQLLKEKEQGKTGELNQLLNAVKSMQEKTVMFQQERDQVMLALKQKQMENTAVQNEVQHLRDKELRLNQELERLRNHLLESEDSYTREALAAEDREAKLRKKVAILEEKLVSSSNAMENASHQANLQVESLQEQLNMVSKQRDETAQQLSVSQEQVKQYALSLSNLQMVLEHFQQEEKAMYSAELEKHKQLVAEWKKKAENLEGKLVSLQERLDEANAALDSASRLTEQLDLKEEQIEELKKQNELQQEMLDDVQKKLMNLVNSTEGKVDKVLMRNLFTGHFHTPKHQRHEVLRLMGSILGIKKEEMDQLLTEDQGGVTRWMTGWLGGGSKSVPSTPLRPSQQSLLNSSFSELFVKFLETESHPSVPPPKLSVHDMKPLDSPGRRKPDTSTPESFKDTAEFRAGRRTDVNPFLAPRSAAVPLLNPAGLGPGGPGHLLLKPISDVLPTFTPLPVSPDNSAGVVLKDLLKQ